One region of Candidatus Peribacteraceae bacterium genomic DNA includes:
- a CDS encoding S41 family peptidase, which produces MSRSLKTFLVIVLPLFALVVGMRLGVAYDRWMGGTGYQDYADPETGSGTVLTDPEKEADLSLMWEVWRLLQRHYIDPDALTSQALIEGAVGGLVAGVGDPYTAFMPARENSEFHQALQGTLQGVGAELTLKEGMIVVVSPLRGSPAERAGLLPDDIVTHVDGQSLEGLTLDETVSRIRGEKGTKVTLTLLRSSVPEPIVLTIQRDNVTVPSVEWKVLSASGSQIGYVALNQFGENSMKEVRQALRQIKDKPLKGLVLDLRNNGGGYLEGAVELASMFLKEGEVVEVQSRGGEVERHKAYGEPVLPDLPLAVLINQASASAAEIVPGALQDNGRATIVGMTSYGKGTVQEIIELPGGGSLRVTVARWLTPKGKNLAKEGVVPDVKVERQPGDIIGKKDAQLEAALKVLLP; this is translated from the coding sequence ATGTCCCGCTCCCTCAAGACCTTCCTCGTCATCGTCCTCCCCCTCTTCGCGCTCGTGGTGGGGATGCGGTTGGGTGTCGCCTACGACCGTTGGATGGGGGGGACGGGATACCAAGACTACGCCGATCCGGAGACGGGCAGCGGGACGGTGCTCACGGACCCGGAGAAGGAAGCGGACCTCTCGCTTATGTGGGAGGTGTGGCGGCTGCTCCAGCGGCACTACATCGACCCCGACGCCCTCACCTCCCAAGCGCTCATTGAGGGCGCAGTGGGGGGGCTCGTGGCCGGGGTGGGGGATCCCTACACGGCCTTCATGCCGGCCCGGGAGAATTCGGAGTTCCACCAGGCGCTGCAGGGGACCCTGCAGGGGGTGGGAGCCGAGCTCACGCTCAAAGAGGGCATGATCGTGGTGGTGTCGCCCCTTCGCGGATCGCCTGCGGAACGCGCGGGCTTGCTCCCCGATGACATCGTGACGCACGTGGACGGGCAGAGCCTGGAGGGACTGACGCTGGACGAGACGGTGAGCCGCATCCGCGGCGAGAAGGGGACGAAGGTCACACTCACCCTCCTGCGCTCCTCCGTGCCGGAGCCCATCGTCCTCACCATCCAGCGCGACAACGTCACGGTGCCCAGCGTGGAGTGGAAGGTCCTCTCCGCCTCCGGGAGCCAGATCGGCTACGTGGCGCTCAATCAGTTCGGCGAGAACAGCATGAAGGAGGTGCGGCAGGCGCTGAGGCAGATCAAGGACAAGCCGCTCAAAGGGTTGGTGCTGGACCTGCGCAACAACGGCGGCGGGTACCTGGAGGGCGCGGTGGAACTGGCCTCCATGTTCCTCAAGGAGGGGGAGGTGGTGGAGGTGCAGAGCAGGGGAGGGGAAGTGGAACGGCACAAAGCGTACGGCGAGCCGGTCCTTCCGGATTTGCCCCTCGCGGTGCTCATCAACCAGGCATCGGCGAGCGCGGCGGAAATCGTCCCCGGTGCGCTGCAGGATAACGGGCGGGCGACGATCGTGGGGATGACGAGTTACGGCAAGGGGACGGTGCAGGAGATCATCGAGCTTCCCGGCGGCGGCAGCCTCCGGGTCACGGTCGCCCGCTGGCTGACGCCCAAGGGCAAGAACCTGGCCAAGGAGGGCGTGGTTCCCGACGTCAAAGTGGAACGCCAACCCGGGGACATCATCGGCAAGAAGGATGCGCAGCTGGAGGCGGCGCTCAAGGTGTTGCTCCCGTGA
- a CDS encoding ribonuclease HI family protein: MLRLPAALERRLEELFPKMREREQFAAQVLKEALEGMPATEQEMPASVGGTLHLFSDGGSRGNPGQAAIGYIIEDPARGEILKQHGECIGVETNNIAEYRALIEGLKAALQYHPNRLICHLDSELVVKQVGGEYAVKMATLQPLVQEVRELSMEFPDIVFKHIPRSDNYRADALVNKALNDLEKSYKRATPTNPQEPQQRTMFGKSIEY, from the coding sequence ATGCTCCGCCTCCCCGCGGCTTTGGAACGGCGGCTCGAAGAGCTCTTCCCCAAAATGCGGGAACGCGAGCAGTTCGCGGCGCAGGTTTTGAAGGAGGCGCTGGAGGGGATGCCGGCAACGGAACAGGAAATGCCCGCGAGCGTGGGGGGCACCCTCCACCTCTTCTCCGACGGCGGCTCCCGCGGCAATCCCGGGCAGGCGGCCATCGGCTACATCATTGAGGATCCCGCGCGGGGAGAAATCCTCAAGCAGCACGGCGAATGCATCGGCGTAGAGACGAACAACATCGCGGAGTACCGTGCGCTCATTGAGGGGCTCAAGGCGGCGCTGCAATACCATCCCAACCGCCTCATCTGCCACCTGGATTCCGAATTGGTGGTCAAGCAGGTCGGAGGCGAGTACGCCGTCAAGATGGCCACGCTCCAGCCGCTCGTGCAGGAAGTGCGCGAGCTTTCCATGGAATTCCCCGACATCGTGTTCAAGCACATCCCCCGCAGCGACAACTACCGCGCGGACGCGCTGGTGAACAAGGCGCTGAACGACCTGGAGAAAAGCTACAAACGGGCCACGCCCACCAATCCGCAGGAGCCGCAGCAGAGGACGATGTTTGGAAAAAGTATTGAGTATTGA
- a CDS encoding VanW family protein, with protein MRRLLFLIIPLLLITGKASAAEPTLTFRHRHFLYTVRPTAAWRTTRAVWTVNGKEISPPSSLLVDGDSIPPLPPGVVLTQQDDWDRGAIRQALAMQVAEPLRRDPGSVVIRRTGTGSATGSGTIVFEGVGLPGREVDLDRAMDLTVAALENGVREIMLPVKETQPQIRVEDPLLRQQGITEVVTVGESDYSNSPANRRHNIAVGLSKFNGHLVPPGKTFSFGETLGRVDGTTGYLKELVIKGARTEPDYGGGLCQVSTTAYRGIWEYGFPIAKRINHSYTVSHYFPQGTDATVYPPAVDMQFVNDSSGALLIQTHREGNLAYFIYYGTRDARRSTVLGPFIWDRKAPPPDRTEYTTELPPGERKKLGERVPGLKALWVRVVSRNGEVKQEPVYSFYEARPLYTLIGVEKLQFGTGTGTEIPTVFMEDTEVTSAE; from the coding sequence ATGCGCCGTCTCCTGTTCCTCATCATTCCCCTCCTCCTCATTACGGGGAAGGCCTCCGCCGCGGAACCGACCCTCACCTTCCGCCACCGCCACTTCCTGTACACCGTGCGGCCGACGGCGGCTTGGAGGACGACACGCGCGGTTTGGACGGTCAACGGGAAGGAAATCTCCCCTCCTTCCTCCCTCCTCGTGGACGGGGATTCCATCCCTCCGCTCCCTCCGGGCGTGGTGTTGACGCAGCAGGATGATTGGGACCGCGGCGCCATCCGCCAAGCCCTGGCAATGCAGGTGGCGGAACCCCTCCGCCGCGACCCGGGCAGCGTGGTGATTCGGAGGACGGGAACGGGATCCGCAACGGGAAGCGGGACGATCGTGTTCGAAGGCGTGGGGCTGCCGGGGCGGGAGGTGGACCTGGATCGCGCCATGGATTTGACGGTCGCCGCGTTGGAGAACGGCGTGCGGGAGATCATGTTGCCGGTAAAGGAAACACAGCCGCAGATCCGCGTGGAGGACCCGCTGCTCCGTCAACAGGGCATCACCGAAGTGGTGACGGTGGGGGAATCGGACTACAGCAACTCCCCCGCCAACCGCCGCCACAACATCGCCGTGGGCTTGAGCAAGTTCAACGGGCACTTGGTGCCCCCGGGGAAGACCTTCTCCTTCGGGGAAACGCTGGGAAGGGTGGACGGCACCACGGGGTACCTTAAGGAACTGGTGATCAAGGGGGCGCGCACGGAACCTGATTACGGCGGCGGGCTGTGCCAAGTGAGCACCACAGCCTACCGCGGCATATGGGAGTACGGCTTCCCCATCGCCAAGCGCATCAACCACAGCTACACCGTGAGCCACTACTTCCCGCAGGGGACGGACGCCACCGTGTACCCGCCCGCCGTGGACATGCAATTCGTGAACGACTCCTCGGGCGCGCTCCTCATCCAGACGCACCGCGAGGGGAACCTCGCCTACTTCATCTACTACGGCACGCGGGATGCGCGGCGGAGCACCGTGCTCGGCCCCTTCATTTGGGACCGCAAAGCGCCCCCGCCCGACCGCACGGAGTACACCACGGAACTTCCGCCGGGCGAGCGCAAGAAGCTGGGCGAGCGCGTCCCCGGCCTCAAGGCGCTGTGGGTGCGCGTGGTCAGCCGCAACGGCGAGGTGAAGCAGGAGCCGGTGTACTCCTTCTACGAAGCCCGCCCGCTCTACACGCTCATCGGCGTGGAGAAGCTGCAGTTCGGCACGGGCACGGGCACGGAAATCCCCACGGTCTTCATGGAGGATACGGAGGTAACGTCTGCGGAATGA
- a CDS encoding recombination protein O N-terminal domain-containing protein, translating to MASLRCILYKVPVPFAFTCQALVLRTYDTGEADRFCILLTRERGRLAVRASGARRLGSRLGGYLLPFSHLQLGLKEGNSGCYVSSAVPTDPRIPSLARPAVLACAQEGIEVLLSLVSHEEPDPALFDATLRFLVTCGSSASAVALPYIIRLLDILGFLPEQESLRSVMALSEEEEKYVGRARREEDVTSLDRRSRMRVRELCQRLMEDHLSTALRVPSVAAGL from the coding sequence ATGGCGTCCTTACGGTGCATCCTCTATAAAGTACCCGTGCCCTTCGCCTTCACCTGCCAGGCCCTCGTCCTCCGCACCTACGACACAGGGGAGGCCGACCGCTTTTGCATCCTGCTCACGCGGGAGCGCGGGAGACTGGCGGTGCGGGCGAGCGGGGCGCGGCGCTTGGGAAGCCGCCTGGGCGGGTACCTGCTGCCGTTCTCCCATCTCCAGCTGGGCCTGAAGGAAGGAAACAGCGGCTGCTACGTCTCTTCCGCCGTTCCCACCGATCCCCGCATCCCATCCCTCGCCCGGCCCGCCGTGCTCGCGTGCGCGCAGGAGGGGATTGAGGTGCTCCTCTCGCTCGTCTCCCACGAGGAGCCCGATCCCGCGCTCTTCGACGCCACGCTCCGCTTCCTCGTCACGTGCGGCTCATCGGCATCCGCCGTCGCGCTTCCGTACATCATCCGCCTGCTGGACATTCTGGGGTTCCTGCCCGAACAGGAATCGCTCCGCAGCGTCATGGCACTCTCGGAAGAGGAGGAGAAGTACGTGGGAAGAGCGCGGCGCGAGGAAGATGTCACTTCGCTCGACCGCCGTTCACGCATGCGCGTGCGGGAACTATGCCAGCGCCTTATGGAAGATCATCTCAGCACGGCGCTGCGAGTCCCCTCCGTGGCGGCGGGGTTGTAA
- a CDS encoding permease-like cell division protein FtsX produces the protein MRDKRPHGKTQHTASLRLFWRSLRRGFTDMPRERNMLPALGLLLSLLLALQLLLALQGAFGGMAVSLGQETSLRVELTADAEHADAERLFSALQALPGVDAVDYVTREQAYENERDIHPEWIAALDRTSAQSPFRDVLMVELASAGYRAPLARILQDGEWMKVVDATALARAVEEDANLLRVRSLLGMGRWALLLSSLLLLFVLVSSLVALVRKRALLHREEVTVGWLSGAQEAGLLLPFAAEAFLLLFIAFALSVLIMVLLSLTPSLSLLGNLTIAEHSQGVFPLLGIELLCLPFIALLSAWLGVRPFLRK, from the coding sequence ATGCGAGACAAGCGTCCGCACGGGAAGACGCAGCATACTGCGTCTCTACGTCTCTTCTGGCGCAGTTTGCGCAGGGGATTCACCGACATGCCCCGTGAGCGCAATATGCTCCCCGCGTTGGGGCTGCTCCTCTCCCTTCTCCTCGCGCTCCAGCTCCTGCTGGCGCTGCAGGGGGCGTTTGGGGGGATGGCGGTTTCGCTGGGGCAGGAAACCTCGCTGCGCGTGGAACTGACGGCGGACGCGGAGCACGCGGATGCCGAGCGCCTCTTCAGCGCCCTGCAGGCATTGCCGGGCGTGGATGCGGTGGACTACGTGACGCGCGAGCAGGCGTACGAGAATGAGCGCGACATCCATCCGGAGTGGATCGCGGCGCTGGACCGCACGTCGGCGCAGAGCCCCTTTAGGGACGTGCTCATGGTGGAACTGGCATCGGCGGGGTACCGCGCGCCGCTTGCCCGCATCCTGCAGGATGGGGAGTGGATGAAGGTGGTGGACGCCACCGCGCTGGCGCGCGCCGTGGAGGAGGACGCGAACCTCTTGCGGGTCCGTTCCCTGTTGGGGATGGGGCGCTGGGCGCTGCTGCTCTCGTCGCTGCTCCTCCTATTCGTGCTCGTCTCTTCCCTCGTCGCCCTGGTGCGCAAGCGCGCGCTCCTCCATCGCGAGGAGGTGACGGTGGGGTGGCTCTCGGGCGCGCAGGAAGCGGGGCTCCTCCTCCCCTTTGCCGCGGAAGCGTTCCTGCTCCTCTTCATCGCTTTCGCGCTCAGCGTGCTCATCATGGTCCTCCTCTCCCTTACGCCGTCCCTCTCCCTACTGGGGAACCTCACCATCGCCGAGCATTCGCAGGGCGTCTTCCCCCTCCTCGGCATCGAACTCCTGTGCCTCCCCTTCATCGCGCTCCTCAGCGCGTGGTTGGGGGTGAGGCCGTTCCTGAGGAAGTGA
- a CDS encoding tetratricopeptide repeat protein, with the protein MVNDDPSSDVLPRLEKAEQLKLDGKHLDALVILEDLLFEDPENISALEEVADNELSLHHYDRSEAAAQQAVALDRNSYTGFYILGFLRSRTEQWEEAVQFLRKSNALQSNNPEILRCLGWALFHAGQRAQGIVTLERALNLDAESTLTLCDLGIAYLEAQNFAKSKTLFLRALDLDPGNARARECIQALERMRAMLSREKEKVVRQ; encoded by the coding sequence ATGGTGAATGACGATCCATCCTCGGATGTCCTTCCCCGCCTGGAGAAGGCGGAGCAGTTGAAGTTGGACGGCAAGCACCTGGACGCGCTCGTGATTTTGGAGGATCTCCTCTTCGAGGATCCGGAGAACATTTCCGCGCTGGAGGAGGTGGCGGACAACGAGCTGAGCCTGCACCACTACGACCGGTCGGAGGCGGCGGCGCAGCAGGCGGTGGCGTTGGACCGCAACAGCTACACCGGCTTCTACATCCTGGGTTTCCTCCGGTCGCGCACGGAGCAGTGGGAAGAGGCCGTGCAATTCCTCCGCAAGTCCAACGCGCTGCAGTCCAACAATCCCGAGATCCTCCGTTGCCTCGGCTGGGCGCTGTTCCACGCGGGGCAGCGTGCGCAGGGGATCGTCACGCTGGAGCGCGCGCTCAATTTGGATGCCGAGAGCACGCTCACGCTCTGCGATTTGGGGATCGCGTACCTGGAGGCGCAGAACTTCGCCAAGTCCAAAACGCTCTTCCTCCGCGCGCTCGACCTGGACCCCGGCAACGCCCGCGCGCGTGAATGCATCCAGGCGCTGGAGAGGATGAGGGCGATGTTATCGAGGGAGAAGGAGAAGGTGGTGCGGCAATAG
- a CDS encoding penicillin-binding protein, with the protein MDSPEGFSIRPTHGSEGHAPAARRRKGWGARLSSLLERLAHALASLARWVLRQQRTLGWRKFLLRGFGILFLLTAAYLGFLWLTLPDVNDPTSLLAAQSTVITDRNGVELYRLYGEEDRTYVAGTAIADPLKKAVVAIEDERFFQHGCIEFRSIARAVFARLIGSSVTGGASTLTQQLARNSLISPERTVTRKLREMMLACELERVYDKDKLLELYLNWIPYGQNAYGVEQAAHRYFGVSAKDLSLAQSAVLAAIPQRPSYFNPYGSHVRTQVTPEAMDRIVTGRATEADDLADRDIRIGLLGNMVGTGSTVFYVGGRTDQVLKNLQNQEFITEEQRIRALDELKTMAFKPSREDIRAPHFVLWVKDQVESLLEENAEKGLLEQGGLTIRTTLDWKLQQAAEAAVAAKQEDIERVYGARNIALVAMDPHTREVLAYVGNVDFKDEGEAKVDMVLAARQPGSSFKPFVYATAFLKGYAPATVLYDVPTKFGTDEPQNFDGTFWGLMNARQALGASRNIPAIKAFFLAGGEDAVLNLTEDMGVPSPKARKREINRKRAFDYGWPLAIGAAETPLIEMVNGYSTIADAGQARNIVSISKITDKRGALIPLPLPSTEDPARQVLDPRVAYQVTSVLSDVSVRPNEFWKSVLSVPGFQAAAKTGTSNKCLDRASEAQGNTCRVRKPDNVWTIGYTPNLAAGVWVGNANSEALADRADGLNVAAPIWKDFMVRAHKIVQVNATDFPVPQGIVQPQISLLSGDLASECTPVSLRKPDVFLAERAPAQVDSACVAMKVDRVTGLLASEMCPAEAQELRSFFLPTSVQAERWPLWDQGVQEWARSPTATLPLPLPPSEKCDTSKTPGRLIKPTVRILSPSDGGSAPYPSFQPEISYTAGSSASGVTFLLDGKIVAEETKAPFKPIIRVPRSIEKEGIHTLEVQLRDAFFNLATDSVTIRFSGASQSSGPAVRIVQPIIGAGVVKGQDVTMEVAAESPSGIKYVEFYLDGTLLTRKPKEPYLFTYPLNVPAGTHVIRIIAVDMLNKATQDEVEVIVTEKN; encoded by the coding sequence ATGGATTCCCCAGAAGGATTTTCCATCCGCCCTACGCACGGTTCGGAAGGCCATGCTCCTGCCGCACGCAGGAGGAAGGGATGGGGCGCCCGGTTGTCGTCGCTCCTCGAACGTCTGGCGCACGCGCTGGCAAGCTTGGCGCGGTGGGTGCTCCGCCAACAACGAACGCTGGGGTGGCGCAAATTCCTCCTCCGCGGCTTCGGCATCCTCTTCCTCCTCACCGCGGCCTACCTGGGCTTCCTGTGGCTCACCCTCCCCGACGTCAATGATCCCACCAGCCTCCTCGCCGCGCAGAGCACGGTGATCACGGACCGCAACGGCGTGGAACTCTACCGCCTGTACGGGGAAGAGGACCGCACCTACGTGGCGGGAACCGCCATCGCCGACCCCCTCAAGAAAGCGGTGGTCGCCATTGAGGACGAGCGGTTCTTCCAGCACGGCTGCATCGAATTCCGCTCCATCGCCCGCGCGGTGTTCGCGCGCCTCATCGGCAGCAGCGTGACGGGCGGCGCTTCCACCCTCACGCAGCAGCTCGCGCGCAACTCGCTCATTTCCCCCGAGAGGACGGTGACGCGCAAGCTGCGGGAAATGATGCTCGCCTGCGAGCTGGAGCGCGTGTACGACAAGGATAAGCTGCTGGAGCTCTACCTCAACTGGATCCCCTACGGGCAGAACGCGTACGGCGTGGAACAAGCCGCGCACCGCTACTTCGGCGTGTCCGCCAAGGACCTCTCGCTCGCGCAATCCGCGGTGCTCGCCGCCATCCCCCAGCGCCCCTCGTACTTCAACCCCTACGGTTCCCACGTGCGCACCCAGGTGACGCCGGAGGCCATGGACCGTATCGTCACAGGGCGCGCCACCGAAGCGGACGACCTGGCGGACCGCGATATCCGCATCGGGCTCCTGGGAAACATGGTGGGCACCGGCAGCACCGTGTTCTATGTGGGCGGGCGCACGGACCAGGTGCTCAAGAATTTGCAGAACCAGGAGTTCATCACCGAAGAGCAGCGGATCCGGGCGCTGGACGAGCTCAAGACCATGGCCTTCAAGCCCTCGCGGGAAGACATCCGCGCCCCGCACTTCGTGCTGTGGGTCAAGGACCAAGTGGAGAGCCTGCTGGAAGAGAACGCGGAGAAGGGACTCCTGGAACAGGGCGGGCTGACGATCCGGACCACGCTCGATTGGAAGCTGCAGCAGGCCGCGGAAGCCGCGGTGGCCGCCAAGCAGGAAGACATCGAGAGGGTGTACGGCGCCCGCAACATCGCGCTCGTCGCCATGGATCCCCACACGCGGGAGGTGCTGGCCTACGTGGGGAACGTGGACTTCAAAGACGAGGGTGAGGCGAAGGTGGACATGGTCCTCGCCGCGCGCCAGCCGGGCTCCAGCTTCAAGCCGTTCGTGTACGCCACCGCGTTCCTCAAGGGGTACGCACCGGCCACCGTGCTCTACGACGTCCCCACCAAGTTCGGCACCGACGAGCCGCAGAACTTCGACGGCACCTTCTGGGGATTGATGAATGCGCGCCAGGCGTTGGGCGCCTCACGCAACATCCCCGCCATCAAGGCGTTCTTCCTCGCCGGCGGCGAGGACGCCGTCCTCAACCTCACCGAGGACATGGGCGTCCCCTCCCCCAAGGCGCGCAAGCGCGAGATCAACCGCAAGCGCGCTTTCGACTACGGCTGGCCGCTGGCCATCGGCGCCGCGGAGACGCCCCTGATTGAGATGGTGAACGGCTACAGCACCATCGCCGATGCCGGCCAAGCCCGCAATATCGTCTCCATCAGCAAGATCACGGACAAGCGTGGCGCCCTCATCCCGCTCCCCCTCCCCTCCACAGAGGATCCCGCGCGCCAGGTGCTGGACCCCCGCGTTGCCTACCAGGTGACCTCCGTACTCAGCGACGTCTCCGTGCGTCCCAACGAGTTCTGGAAATCCGTGCTCTCGGTCCCCGGCTTCCAAGCCGCCGCCAAGACCGGCACCAGCAACAAGTGCCTGGACCGCGCGTCGGAGGCGCAGGGGAACACTTGCCGCGTGCGCAAGCCGGACAACGTGTGGACGATCGGGTACACCCCCAACCTGGCCGCGGGCGTGTGGGTGGGCAACGCCAACAGCGAAGCCCTCGCCGACCGCGCCGACGGCCTCAACGTGGCCGCGCCCATCTGGAAGGACTTCATGGTGCGCGCGCACAAGATCGTGCAGGTGAACGCGACGGACTTCCCCGTGCCCCAGGGCATCGTGCAGCCGCAGATCTCCCTCCTCTCCGGCGACCTGGCCTCCGAATGCACCCCCGTTTCCCTGCGCAAGCCGGACGTGTTCCTGGCGGAGCGCGCGCCCGCGCAGGTGGATTCCGCCTGTGTGGCGATGAAGGTGGACCGCGTCACGGGCCTGCTCGCCTCCGAGATGTGCCCCGCGGAAGCGCAGGAGTTGCGCAGCTTCTTCCTGCCCACGAGCGTGCAGGCCGAACGCTGGCCGCTGTGGGACCAGGGCGTGCAGGAATGGGCGCGCTCGCCCACGGCCACGCTCCCCCTGCCCCTCCCCCCCTCCGAGAAGTGCGACACCAGCAAGACGCCGGGCCGCCTCATCAAGCCCACGGTGCGCATCCTGTCGCCGTCCGACGGAGGCTCGGCCCCCTACCCCTCCTTCCAGCCGGAAATCAGCTACACCGCCGGCTCCTCCGCGAGCGGCGTCACCTTCCTCCTGGACGGGAAGATCGTGGCGGAGGAGACGAAGGCGCCCTTCAAACCCATCATCCGCGTGCCGCGCTCCATCGAGAAGGAAGGCATCCACACGCTGGAGGTGCAGCTGCGCGACGCTTTCTTCAACCTCGCCACGGACAGCGTAACCATCCGCTTCAGCGGAGCCTCGCAATCCTCCGGCCCGGCGGTACGCATCGTGCAGCCCATCATCGGCGCCGGCGTGGTCAAGGGGCAGGACGTGACGATGGAAGTCGCCGCGGAGTCCCCCTCCGGCATCAAGTACGTGGAGTTCTACCTGGACGGGACGCTCCTCACGCGCAAGCCCAAGGAGCCTTACCTCTTCACGTATCCGCTCAACGTCCCCGCCGGCACCCATGTGATCCGCATCATCGCGGTGGACATGCTCAACAAGGCCACGCAGGACGAGGTGGAGGTGATTGTGACGGAAAAGAATTAA
- a CDS encoding YebC/PmpR family DNA-binding transcriptional regulator produces MSGHSKWANIRVKKTAQDAKRGKVFTRHARLVEIAARASGGDPATNPTLRTAIENAKEDSVPNANIERAIQKGTGALKGEAMREMVYEAYGPAGTAYIIECLSDNRNRTIANVKLLIGKHGGRMAEGGAVAWMFERKGLIVAELPAGIPVDDVELELIDLGAEDFAVEGNVIRVVTSMTGWAKVRDALKRKGCVVDSAGLSYVPKQKVPVNDPAAADKVANFIEAIEEDDDVSEVHTNAEVQVAVAA; encoded by the coding sequence ATGTCAGGACATTCCAAATGGGCCAACATCCGGGTCAAGAAAACCGCGCAGGACGCCAAGCGCGGGAAGGTGTTCACGCGCCACGCGCGGCTCGTGGAGATCGCGGCGCGGGCGAGCGGGGGGGATCCCGCCACCAACCCCACGCTGCGGACGGCGATAGAGAACGCCAAGGAGGACAGCGTGCCCAACGCCAACATCGAGCGCGCCATCCAGAAGGGCACGGGGGCGCTCAAGGGCGAGGCGATGCGGGAGATGGTCTACGAGGCGTACGGCCCCGCGGGCACCGCCTATATCATCGAGTGCCTCTCGGACAACCGCAACCGCACCATCGCCAACGTCAAGCTCCTCATCGGCAAGCACGGCGGGCGCATGGCGGAGGGGGGCGCCGTGGCGTGGATGTTCGAGCGGAAGGGCCTCATCGTCGCGGAACTGCCGGCAGGCATCCCCGTGGATGACGTGGAGCTGGAGCTCATCGATCTCGGCGCGGAGGATTTCGCCGTGGAGGGGAACGTGATCCGCGTGGTCACCTCCATGACGGGCTGGGCGAAGGTGCGCGACGCCCTCAAGCGGAAAGGGTGCGTCGTCGATTCTGCCGGCCTCTCCTACGTCCCCAAGCAGAAGGTGCCCGTTAACGATCCCGCCGCCGCCGACAAGGTGGCGAATTTCATCGAAGCGATCGAGGAGGATGACGACGTGAGCGAAGTGCACACGAACGCCGAAGTGCAGGTTGCCGTTGCAGCGTGA
- the rpsR gene encoding 30S ribosomal protein S18, giving the protein MAFHKQTQQQRRPDPRMKKCPFCEHGTAYIDYKDYPVLKPYIDYFGNIRKRYYTGVCLKHQKMLKSAVERARFMAMLAYRK; this is encoded by the coding sequence ATGGCCTTCCATAAGCAGACCCAGCAGCAGCGCCGCCCCGATCCCCGCATGAAGAAGTGCCCCTTCTGCGAGCACGGCACCGCGTACATCGATTACAAGGATTATCCCGTCCTCAAGCCCTACATCGATTACTTCGGGAACATCCGCAAGCGCTACTACACGGGCGTTTGCCTCAAGCACCAGAAGATGCTCAAATCGGCGGTGGAACGCGCGCGATTCATGGCGATGTTGGCGTATCGAAAGTAA
- the rpsF gene encoding 30S ribosomal protein S6: MPQLVPTSEDTRIYEWCVLYPYPLTQKEEQQLIKEVEGHFEEVGAKLVAKDAWGRRGLAYAVGGFKEGNFTVYYYEMDPAKVKEVDNALRITKGVLRHITVKPPKHYQVVKFSEAYEAWLKDRKTVEEQRASAREEKVQEQIARKAKMKAKATAERKKTVKPAERPLEEEAITEQIDKLISDDTLDI, translated from the coding sequence ATGCCACAACTGGTCCCCACATCGGAAGACACGCGCATCTACGAATGGTGCGTCCTTTATCCGTATCCCCTCACCCAAAAGGAGGAGCAGCAGCTCATCAAGGAGGTGGAAGGTCACTTTGAGGAAGTCGGCGCAAAGCTGGTTGCCAAGGACGCCTGGGGCCGACGCGGCCTGGCGTATGCCGTCGGCGGGTTCAAGGAGGGGAACTTCACGGTGTACTACTACGAGATGGATCCCGCCAAGGTGAAGGAGGTGGATAACGCTTTGCGCATCACCAAGGGCGTGCTCCGCCACATCACGGTCAAGCCGCCCAAGCACTACCAAGTGGTGAAGTTCAGCGAAGCCTATGAAGCGTGGCTCAAGGATCGCAAGACGGTGGAGGAGCAGCGCGCCTCCGCCCGCGAGGAGAAGGTGCAGGAGCAGATCGCGCGCAAGGCGAAGATGAAGGCCAAGGCCACCGCCGAGCGCAAGAAGACGGTGAAGCCCGCCGAGCGTCCCTTGGAAGAGGAGGCCATTACCGAGCAGATCGACAAGCTCATTTCCGACGACACCCTCGACATCTAG
- a CDS encoding LuxR C-terminal-related transcriptional regulator produces MGLARTTTEQWEQKVNKILTTRELQVFQALGEGKTVREMAGLLRLSVKTVQSHQDHIRAKLGILDSHKVFMLAVRQQCDAAVSLEGGGAGSINSEEVGAEGQDDVPLQTLSPRLLQIFQALGEGIELKHIAGQLGISYSTASIHVQNLKQRLHCGSLKELYVRAVRQKYRAQANTISSCNNSLIL; encoded by the coding sequence ATGGGTCTAGCACGCACTACTACCGAGCAGTGGGAACAGAAAGTGAACAAGATACTCACCACGCGCGAGCTCCAAGTATTCCAAGCATTGGGGGAGGGGAAAACAGTGCGGGAAATGGCCGGCTTACTCAGGTTGAGCGTGAAAACCGTGCAAAGCCATCAAGATCACATCAGAGCAAAGCTCGGCATCTTGGATAGTCACAAGGTGTTCATGCTGGCTGTGAGGCAGCAGTGCGATGCAGCTGTTTCCTTGGAAGGAGGAGGTGCAGGTTCTATCAACAGTGAAGAAGTGGGAGCTGAGGGGCAGGATGATGTTCCGCTGCAGACTCTCTCCCCCCGCTTGCTCCAAATATTCCAGGCATTGGGTGAAGGAATAGAACTGAAGCATATTGCGGGTCAACTCGGCATTAGCTACTCAACTGCGTCAATTCATGTGCAGAATTTGAAGCAACGATTGCATTGTGGAAGCTTGAAAGAGCTCTACGTTCGTGCGGTGCGACAGAAGTACAGGGCGCAAGCCAATACTATTTCTTCTTGCAACAACTCCCTCATTCTGTAA